One region of Dysidea avara chromosome 1, odDysAvar1.4, whole genome shotgun sequence genomic DNA includes:
- the LOC136248917 gene encoding ESX-1 secretion-associated protein EspK-like, protein MLRMHFFWISRRRFVEASLECCTEMHEKMFAVGICLSKKLVMSGRGRKQNRSPPPITARRSERRQPPQPAAVPLLSVPVVPIRPGPMIPPRVVPTPVLAASPIPTVRRSERSANLPSEFSAVTRRRRLPTLLPVVLVTPVVSAPTSLVAPGVVSVSPSVVRRVIPPSAIPAPTLAPTPAPTPASALRRSQSN, encoded by the exons ATGTTAAGGATGCATTTTTTTTGGATTTCTAGGAGACGATTTGTTGAAGCATCGCTGGAGTGCTGTACAGAAATGCATGAAAAGAT GTTTGCGGTGGGAATATGTCTGTCAAAGAAATTGGTTATGTCTGGAAGAGGCAGAAAACAAAACAGATCTCCTCCTCCCATCACAGCGAGGAGAAGCGAGAG GAGACAACCTCCTCAACCTGCAGCAGTTCCTCTTTTGTCAGTTCCTGTGGTGCCAATTAG ACCTGGGCCCATGATTCCACCTCGTGTGGTTCCAACTCCTGTGCTTGCTGCTTCTCCCATTCCCACTGTCAGGAGGAGTGAAAGGTCAGCCAACTTACCTTCAGAGTTTTCTGCTGTTACTAGGAGAAGGAGACTGCCAACCTTACTTCCTGTGGTTCTGGTGACTCCTGTGGTTTCTGCTCCCACTTCATTGGTGGCTCCTGGGGTGGTCAGTGTGTCACCCTCAGTGGTCAGAAGGGTGATACCTCCTTCTGCCATTCCTGCTCCCACCTTAGCTCCAACTCCTGCACCTACACCTGCATCTGCTCTGAGGAGAAGTCAGAG TAACTGA